The Nocardioides zeae genome includes the window TACGAGGGGTCGTGGGTCGTCGCCCGCCCCCGTGCCGTGTTCGGACCGGGCGACACGGTGCTGTTCCCCCGCATCCTGGCGGCGGCGAGGGCGGGGCGGCTGCCGCTGCTGACCGGCCGGGAGACGCCCGCGGTGGGCGACGTGGTCTACGTCGACAACCTCGCGGACTACCTCCTCGAGCTCGCCGAGCGCGACGACCTGGGCGGCGTCTACCACCTGACGAACGCCGAGCCGGTCGAGATGCAGGCCGTGCTCACCGAGGTCGTCGAGCGCCTCGGGCTGGAGCCACCGACCCGCCGCGTGAGCATCCGCTCCGCGATGCGCGCCGCCCGGGTGCTCGAGACGCTCTGGCGGGTGGCCCGGTTGCCCGGCGAGCCACCGATCACGCCGTACGGCGTCGGGGTGCTCACCTGGTCGAAGACGTTCGTGCCCGACAAGATGCTGCGCGACCTCGGCCCGCCGTCGGTGTCGGTGGCCGCGGGCATCGAGGAGTTCGTCGCGTGGCAGCGCGCGGAGTGGGAACGGGAGGGCGCGTGAGGGTCGGGACCGCGGCGGCGATCGGCTACCTGGCCCTCCAGGGCGGCAAGGCCGCGTGGGCGCTGCGCACGGCGCGGGCCGTTCCGGGCCCGCGGACGCCCGCGCCGACCGAGGCAGCCCGCGTCGTGGTGGCGCAGCCGATCCTCTCGGGCGACCCCGGGCTGGAGGACGCGCTGCGGGACAACCTGCTCGCGCTCGACGGCGTGCGGTTCGTGTGGCTGGTTGACGAGGACGACCCGGAGGGTCAGGCGGTCGCGGAGCGGCTGGCGGTGCAGGCGGCTCGGTCGGGTCCTGCGGGTGCACCGCGCATCGACGTGGTCGTGTGCCCGGTCACGCCCGAGGGCACCAACCCCAAGCTCACCAAGCTGCAGGTGGCGCTCGACGGGTGCGCCGACGACGACGTGCTCCTCGCCCTCGACGACGACACCCGGCTGCCGGCCGCGAGCCTCGGGGCGCTCCTCGACGGACTGGAGCGGGCCACGATCGCGACGGGGCTGCCGGGCTACCTGCGGGGCGCGACGCCGTGGGCGGCGCTCGTCGACCAGTTCGTCGACGCCAACGCCGCGACGACCTACCTCACGCTGCCGCCCGTCACCATCAACGGGATGACGTGGGCGATGCGCGCCGGCGAGCTGCGGTCGCTGGGTGGGTTCGCGCCCATCGCGCACGCGCTCACCGACGACCTGGCGCTGGCACGGCTGGTGCTGGGCAGCGGCGGCTCGATCTGCCAGACGGCGGCGCCGCAGTGGATCACCACCACGGTCGACGGTCCGCGCCACTACGTGGCGCTGATGCACCGGTGGATGCTCTTCGCCACGCTTCTGCTGCGTCGGCAGCCGCCGTCCACGGCCGCGGCGATCACGGTGCTCCACGGGCTGCACCCGACGCTGCTGGCGGTCGTCCTGGGCGACGCGGTGCGGCGGCGCCGGCCGTCCGCGGCGCTCGCGGTGCTGTCGGTGCGGGGGCTGCTGCTGCGGCGTCTCCAGCGGCGCATCCACGGACGGGTGCTCCACCGACCGGTCGCGTCCGTCGTGGCCGAGCTCGTGCAGCCGCTGCACCTCGTGCACGGCGCCGTGCGACCGACGATCCGCTGGCGCACGCGCACCTACCGGGTGCGTGCCGACGACGACTTCCGCGACGCATGAGCGCCTCGCTGCAGGTGCTGTTCTGCACGGGGCAGAGCGACCCCCGCAGCTGCGCGCTGTCCCCGGAGCAGCAGGCGTTCCTCGACGCGCTCGACCTCCCGGACGGGGTGGCGGTGCCGATGAACTTCCCGTACGACGCGGGCCTGGCGCCGCACCGCGCCGTACCGCTGTGGCTGGCGAGCCTGCGCCACCTGGTGCTGGCGGTGCGGATCCGGCTGCCGGGGTGGGCGTCGGCTCATCGGGCTCGGGTCGAGGCGCAGCTGCGACGGGCCGACCTGACGCTCGTGCTCGCGGGGAGCATCGGGCTCGACCTGCTGGGTCGGCTCGAGCTCCCCGCCGACGTGCTGGCGCGTGTCGTGGTCGTGGCCTACGGGCCCGTCGCCACGCGACCGCCGGCCTGCCGGACCGTGCGGGTGGCGAGCCGCCACGACTGGCTGGCCCGCTGGTGGGCCGCCGACGTGGAGGTGGAGGCGGGACACCTCGACTACCTCGCCGCGCCCGAGCTCCTGGCCGTGTGCCGGGAGGTGGTGGCGGGGCTGCTGCCGCGCTCGGGGGATGCGCGGTGAGCGCCCGGGTCGACCTGGTCGTGCCCCCCATGGCCGGTCACCTCCACCCGGTGCTGGGGATCGCGGCGCGGCTCGTGCGGGAGCAGGACCTCGAGGTGCGGGTGCTGAGCACGGCGGCGGCGCTGCCGGCGATCGCGGGGACGGGAGCCGACGCGGTCGAGCTCCTGGCCGGCGCGGACGACGTGGTCGCGGAGGTGGTCGACCCGCCGTACCGCGTCGGGAGCAACCCCCGCCTCCTCGTGCGGCAGCTCCGGGCGACGGCCGCGCTGCAGGTGCGGCTCGCGGAGGAGCTGCGGGAGGCGTGGCGCGGCGAGCGTCCCGACCTCGTGCTCGCCGACTTCACGATGGCCGCGGTCGGGCCCACCGCCGACGCCGTCGGGATCCCCTGGTGGACGACGCACCCTTCCCCCTGCGCGATCGAGGCGCGGAGCGGCCCGCCGTCGTACGTCGGCGGGTGGCGCCCCGGGCGGGGACCCCTGGGGCGTGCGCGGGACGCGGCCGGCCGGCGGTTCGTGCGGGGCTTCAAGAGCGTGGCGCCGCGGCTCGCCGGGGCGCGGCTCGACGACGTCGGGCTGTCGTCGCTGTACCGCGTGGACGGGTCGGAGGCCATCTACTCCGCCGAGCGGGTGCTGGCACTGGTGCCGGGGGCGATCGAGTACCCGCGGGCGCTCCCGGCCGCGGTGCGGTACGTGGGGCCGGTGCTGTACACGCCCTCGCCCTCCCGTCGTCCTCTCGTGCTGCGCCCTGGGTGCCGGCACGTGCTCGTGACGGCCGGGACGCACGTGGCGTGGCACCGGGAGGCGCTGGTCGGGGCTGCTTCCCGGGCGGCGGCGGTGCTGGCCGCGCGGGATGTGGAGCTGCACCTGAGCCTGGGGCGGGCGGGGGCCTCACTGCCTGCGGGCGTGTCTGTTCCCGACGGTCTGGCCGTCCACGACGTCGTCGACTACACCCGCGACCTGGGGCGCTTCGACGCCGTCGTCCACCACGGCGGCTCCGGCGTCCTCGGCCACACGCTCGCCGCCGGCCTGCCGTCGGTCGTGTGGCCGGTCGACTACGACCAGCCCGACCACGCGGCGCGCCTGGTCGACGCGGGCGTGGCGGTGCGGCTGGAGCACCCGGAGCGGCTGGCGGAGGCGGTGGTGCGGGTGCTGGAGGACCCGTCGTGCCGCGACGCCGCGGGGGCGGTCGCTCGCACCATCGCGGCCCGCCCCGCCCTCGAGACCATCACCGCCGCCGTACGCGCGCGGCTGGGGGTGTGAGCGCGTCGAGTTGGGTTGGACGGC containing:
- a CDS encoding NAD-dependent epimerase/dehydratase family protein — encoded protein: MRIVVTGASGFVGGRLVERARAAGHDVVGIGRRRLDAEGYLSVDLGRAHGEEPPPLPWRPEAVVHCAARATPYARRREFEADNITATRTVVDWCARRWGRPRLVHVSSSSVLYRDGDQLDLTEDAPVGPPFANDYARTKAVSEEVVAEYEGSWVVARPRAVFGPGDTVLFPRILAAARAGRLPLLTGRETPAVGDVVYVDNLADYLLELAERDDLGGVYHLTNAEPVEMQAVLTEVVERLGLEPPTRRVSIRSAMRAARVLETLWRVARLPGEPPITPYGVGVLTWSKTFVPDKMLRDLGPPSVSVAAGIEEFVAWQRAEWEREGA
- a CDS encoding glycosyltransferase, with the translated sequence MRVGTAAAIGYLALQGGKAAWALRTARAVPGPRTPAPTEAARVVVAQPILSGDPGLEDALRDNLLALDGVRFVWLVDEDDPEGQAVAERLAVQAARSGPAGAPRIDVVVCPVTPEGTNPKLTKLQVALDGCADDDVLLALDDDTRLPAASLGALLDGLERATIATGLPGYLRGATPWAALVDQFVDANAATTYLTLPPVTINGMTWAMRAGELRSLGGFAPIAHALTDDLALARLVLGSGGSICQTAAPQWITTTVDGPRHYVALMHRWMLFATLLLRRQPPSTAAAITVLHGLHPTLLAVVLGDAVRRRRPSAALAVLSVRGLLLRRLQRRIHGRVLHRPVASVVAELVQPLHLVHGAVRPTIRWRTRTYRVRADDDFRDA
- a CDS encoding glycosyltransferase, yielding MSARVDLVVPPMAGHLHPVLGIAARLVREQDLEVRVLSTAAALPAIAGTGADAVELLAGADDVVAEVVDPPYRVGSNPRLLVRQLRATAALQVRLAEELREAWRGERPDLVLADFTMAAVGPTADAVGIPWWTTHPSPCAIEARSGPPSYVGGWRPGRGPLGRARDAAGRRFVRGFKSVAPRLAGARLDDVGLSSLYRVDGSEAIYSAERVLALVPGAIEYPRALPAAVRYVGPVLYTPSPSRRPLVLRPGCRHVLVTAGTHVAWHREALVGAASRAAAVLAARDVELHLSLGRAGASLPAGVSVPDGLAVHDVVDYTRDLGRFDAVVHHGGSGVLGHTLAAGLPSVVWPVDYDQPDHAARLVDAGVAVRLEHPERLAEAVVRVLEDPSCRDAAGAVARTIAARPALETITAAVRARLGV